One genomic region from Tripterygium wilfordii isolate XIE 37 chromosome 20, ASM1340144v1, whole genome shotgun sequence encodes:
- the LOC119986578 gene encoding CASP-like protein 4A3, with protein sequence MEPKTRLQNHNNMKRSFSSNSEPKTRLQDHNNMKRSFSSNSESQSHLDSPLRFHSPLRSDQGDPTDTSPYASPIASPEKPPPGDSKAIFTVNKYTQFSPHPSPFQPPDNTAAAAMEKAQPKSQPPTVLNGALKEDGPGTVTRVGHAVGEGRFGTMGSVARTSRREEMMLKMAELGFRISEVVLCLISFSVMAADKTQGWSGDSFDRYKEYRYSLSMNVIGFAYSGFQAFDLAYNLASGEHVLRHHLRRQFNFFMDQVLAYLLISSSSSAATRVDDWQSNWGKDDFTEMASASVAMAFLAFLAFALSSLISGYNLFTA encoded by the exons ATGGAA CCCAAAACCAGACTGCAAAACCACAACAACATGAAACGATCGTTTTCCTCGAATTCCGAACCCAAAACCAGACTGCAAGACCACAACAACATGAAACGATCGTTTTCCTCGAATTCCGAATCCCAGAGTCACCTCGACTCGCCTCTCCGATTCCATTCACCTCTCCGATCCGACCAGGGTGATCCGACTGATACATCTCCCTATGCATCCCCAATCGCATCACCGGAGAAGCCTCCGCCTGGTGACTCCAAGGCAATCTTCACCGTCAACAAGTACACTCAGTTCTCCCCCCATCCGTCCCCTTTTCAGCCGCCGGATAATACGGCTGCTGCGGCGATGGAAAAGGCACAGCCTAAGTCGCAGCCGCCAACGGTGTTGAATGGAGCGCTGAAGGAGGATGGTCCAGGGACGGTGACGAGAGTGGGGCACGCGGTAGGGGAGGGGAGATTTGGTACCATGGGGTCTGTAGCGAGGACATCGAGAAGAGAAGAAATGATGCTGAAGATGGCGGAGCTAGGGTTTAGAATTAGTGAGGTTGTTTTATGCTTGATTTCGTTCTCCGTTATGGCTGCTGATAAGACTCAGGGTTGGAGTGGAGATTCCTTCGATCGCTATAAAGAATACAG GTATTCCTTGTCCATGAATGTTATTGGGTTTGCATATTCGGGGTTTCAAGCTTTTGATCTGGCCTATAATCTAGCCTCCGGGGAACATGTGTTACGCCACCATCTCCGTCGACAGTTCAATTTCTTCATGGATCAG GTATTGGCATATCTCCTGATATCCTCATCTTCATCTGCTGCCACACGGGTTGATGACTGGCAATCTAATTGGGGGAAAGATGATTTCACAGAGATGGCTAGTGCATCAGTTGCAATGGCCTTCCTAGCTTTTTTGGCCTTCGCCTTAAGCTCCCTCATCTCTGGGTACAACCTATTCACAGCATAA